A window of Gudongella oleilytica genomic DNA:
ACGGGCACCATACTTTTTGGCTTTTTTCTTTGAGTCGAAGTATATTTCGGTTAATACCTCAAAAAGCGCATCTTTATCTTCTTCTGATAACTCTCCACCGGCAAATAAACATTTTGTAGTTTCGATGAATTTTTTTGCTTCGCTTTTTCCCCTCAACTTATCTTCTGCTTTAGCTTCCTCAAGAAATATTTCTTCCTTGGTCATTGCAATGCTTTCGCTGTCGTCTGTGAGAAAATCTGAAGATACGTTAAAGAAACTGGCGATTTTATCAATCAGCTCTGCTTCCCTTGGAAAACGCTGCCCGTTTTCGTAATAGACCAAAGCCCGTCTTGTAATC
This region includes:
- a CDS encoding helix-turn-helix domain-containing protein, producing MQFGEKIRLLRKRAGISQKDFAAQLGITRRALVYYENGQRFPREAELIDKIASFFNVSSDFLTDDSESIAMTKEEIFLEEAKAEDKLRGKSEAKKFIETTKCLFAGGELSEEDKDALFEVLTEIYFDSKKKAKKYGARKNKGSKNTPTD